One part of the Roseomonas gilardii genome encodes these proteins:
- a CDS encoding MBL fold metallo-hydrolase, producing MSIPFLTEDDLPPGEAREVVAGDAAGGIPPVRRLLCGNAGPLTFRGTNTWLIGRGEVTLLDPGPEDAAHRDAILRATRGERITRILVSHTHLDHSEGAPALAAATGAPVLAWGPHPTPPEAGGMGADHAFRPDALLADGAAVEGGGWRLRALHTPGHCANHLCFVTEGPGLLFSADLAMSWSTSVVSPPDGDMADYMRSLARIAARDDRLMLPGHGPVLPRPAPFLAALVRHREAREAKVLAALRAAAGRVSAEDLVPPVYGPALDPRLVRGAARSLLAHLLKLTAEGQARQEAGGFRASPG from the coding sequence ATGAGCATCCCGTTCCTCACCGAGGACGACCTGCCGCCCGGCGAGGCGCGGGAGGTCGTGGCCGGCGATGCGGCGGGCGGGATTCCGCCCGTCCGGCGCCTCCTCTGCGGCAATGCCGGGCCGCTCACCTTCCGCGGCACCAACACCTGGCTGATCGGCCGGGGCGAGGTCACGCTGCTCGACCCCGGGCCGGAGGATGCGGCGCATCGCGACGCCATCCTGCGCGCCACGCGCGGCGAGCGGATCACGCGGATCCTGGTCTCCCACACGCATCTGGACCATTCGGAAGGCGCCCCGGCCCTGGCCGCCGCGACCGGTGCGCCGGTGCTGGCCTGGGGCCCGCACCCCACGCCGCCGGAGGCTGGCGGGATGGGAGCGGACCACGCCTTCCGCCCGGATGCGCTGCTGGCCGATGGCGCGGCGGTGGAGGGTGGGGGCTGGCGCCTGCGCGCCCTGCACACGCCCGGCCACTGCGCCAACCATCTCTGCTTCGTGACGGAGGGGCCGGGGCTGCTCTTCAGCGCCGACCTCGCCATGTCCTGGTCCACCAGCGTCGTTTCTCCGCCGGATGGCGACATGGCGGACTACATGCGTTCCCTGGCCCGGATCGCGGCGCGCGACGACCGGCTGATGCTGCCGGGCCACGGCCCCGTCCTGCCTCGCCCCGCGCCCTTCCTTGCCGCCCTGGTCCGCCACCGGGAGGCGCGCGAGGCCAAGGTTCTGGCGGCGCTGCGCGCGGCGGCGGGGAGGGTGAGCGCGGAGGATCTGGTCCCGCCGGTCTATGGCCCGGCCCTGGACCCGCGCCTCGTGCGCGGGGCGGCGCGCAGCCTGCTCGCGCATCTGCTGAAGCTGACGGCGGAAGGGCAGGCACGGCAGGAGGCCGGTGGCTTCCGCGCATCGCCCGGCTGA
- the sufC gene encoding Fe-S cluster assembly ATPase SufC, translating to MLKIEGLRAEIDGKEILRGIDLEVPTGEVHAIMGPNGSGKSTLSYVLSGREGYEVTGGTASFDGQDILEMEPEERAAAGLFLAFQYPVELPGVGNANFLRTALNALRRSRGESELDAMQFLKLARERMKKLSMPEDMLKRGVNVGFSGGEKKRNEVLQMALLQPKLAILDETDSGLDIDALKIVAEGVNAQRGPDFSALVITHYQRLLDYIVPDRVHVLANGRIIASGGPELAHRLEAEGYATVIEEAA from the coding sequence ATGTTGAAGATTGAAGGGCTGCGGGCCGAGATCGACGGCAAGGAGATCCTGCGCGGGATCGACCTGGAAGTGCCGACGGGCGAGGTGCATGCCATCATGGGCCCGAACGGCTCGGGCAAGTCCACCCTGTCCTACGTGCTCTCGGGGCGCGAGGGCTATGAGGTGACGGGCGGCACGGCCAGCTTCGACGGGCAGGACATCCTGGAGATGGAGCCCGAGGAGCGGGCGGCGGCGGGGCTGTTCCTGGCCTTCCAGTACCCGGTGGAACTGCCGGGCGTGGGCAATGCCAACTTCCTCCGCACCGCGCTGAACGCGCTGCGCCGTTCGCGCGGCGAGAGCGAGCTGGACGCGATGCAGTTCCTGAAGCTGGCACGGGAGCGGATGAAGAAGCTGTCCATGCCCGAGGACATGCTGAAGCGCGGTGTCAATGTCGGCTTCTCGGGCGGCGAGAAGAAGCGCAACGAGGTGCTGCAGATGGCCCTGTTGCAGCCGAAGCTCGCCATCCTCGACGAGACGGATTCCGGCCTGGACATCGACGCGCTGAAGATCGTGGCGGAGGGCGTGAACGCCCAGCGCGGCCCGGATTTCTCGGCGCTGGTGATCACCCACTACCAGCGGCTGCTGGACTATATCGTGCCGGACCGGGTGCATGTGCTGGCCAATGGCCGCATCATCGCCTCCGGCGGGCCGGAGCTGGCGCACCGCCTGGAGGCCGAGGGCTATGCCACGGTGATCGAGGAGGCCGCGTGA
- a CDS encoding DMT family transporter codes for MSSTEVTAPKLVDDAVRGIGFVALSYLVFSLSDASMKWALPELGTAGAMIWRGLFGTLSVAFMAGVYRPGGLARIWPNNKRIIFWRGVLNVVATALYYVAWRHGLALGDTYAVAATAPLMLTLLAIPMLGETVGWRRWTSTGIGFLGVLFMFQPGGALWGLNTVLILAAVAMLAMTRIWTRVLARTDKPTTITFWLMFGQLPAGLLMLPFFPLPAEWPSLFALALVAMCGLAHGLAHYLLARGYAMAPVSTLAPLEYTPILWGTALGFLIWGDMPAWTTFAGAGVVVCAGLYNLHRERIRAREKRRREIQGEGKTAATPAPLAARTMA; via the coding sequence GTGTCCAGCACCGAGGTCACTGCGCCGAAGCTCGTCGATGATGCCGTCCGGGGGATCGGCTTCGTCGCCCTGAGCTACCTCGTCTTCTCCCTGTCGGACGCCTCGATGAAATGGGCCCTGCCGGAACTCGGCACGGCGGGGGCGATGATCTGGCGCGGGCTCTTCGGGACCCTGTCGGTCGCCTTCATGGCCGGGGTGTACCGGCCCGGCGGCCTCGCCCGGATCTGGCCCAACAACAAGCGCATCATCTTCTGGCGCGGCGTGCTGAACGTCGTGGCGACGGCCCTCTACTACGTCGCCTGGCGGCACGGCCTCGCCTTGGGCGACACCTACGCGGTCGCCGCCACCGCGCCGCTGATGCTGACCCTTCTCGCCATCCCCATGCTGGGGGAGACGGTGGGCTGGCGGCGCTGGACCAGCACGGGCATCGGCTTCCTCGGCGTGCTCTTCATGTTCCAGCCGGGGGGCGCTCTCTGGGGGCTCAACACCGTGCTGATCCTGGCCGCGGTCGCCATGCTGGCGATGACGCGGATCTGGACCCGTGTCCTGGCGCGCACCGACAAGCCGACCACCATCACCTTCTGGCTGATGTTCGGGCAGTTGCCGGCGGGGCTGCTGATGCTGCCCTTCTTCCCGCTGCCGGCGGAATGGCCCTCGCTCTTCGCCCTGGCGCTGGTGGCGATGTGCGGGCTGGCGCATGGGCTGGCGCATTACCTGCTGGCGCGGGGCTATGCCATGGCGCCGGTCAGCACCCTGGCGCCGCTGGAATACACGCCGATCCTCTGGGGCACGGCGCTCGGCTTCCTGATCTGGGGCGACATGCCCGCCTGGACCACCTTCGCCGGTGCCGGCGTGGTGGTCTGCGCCGGCCTGTACAACCTGCACCGGGAGCGCATCCGGGCGCGCGAGAAGCGCCGAAGGGAGATCCAGGGGGAGGGCAAGACCGCCGCCACGCCGGCGCCCCTGGCCGCGAGGACCATGGCATGA
- a CDS encoding NUDIX hydrolase, producing the protein MIVQDRTGPERNKAAAARPADAASLILWRQSRQGVEVLMGLRSRAHRFMPGVLVFPGGRLDPADRRTPALTPLAAPTRQALERRATPRTAHGLAVAAARELQEETGLLLGEVAPGGTLRPDLAPLGYLCRAVTPPTMSIRFNARFLLAPAEAVRGSLAGSGELEELGWYPVEGSPGPALAPITACVLREFRALLALPPGARDERPLFRFAGFDNRFPEYLPRRRKA; encoded by the coding sequence ATGATCGTCCAGGACAGAACCGGCCCCGAACGCAACAAGGCCGCCGCCGCGCGCCCCGCCGATGCCGCCTCCCTCATCCTCTGGCGGCAGTCCCGGCAGGGGGTGGAAGTGCTGATGGGCCTGCGCAGCCGTGCCCACCGCTTCATGCCCGGCGTGCTGGTCTTCCCGGGCGGCAGGCTGGACCCGGCGGACCGGCGAACCCCCGCCCTCACCCCCCTCGCCGCCCCGACCCGGCAGGCGCTGGAACGCCGCGCCACGCCCCGCACCGCCCATGGCCTGGCCGTCGCCGCCGCGCGGGAACTGCAGGAGGAAACCGGCCTGCTGCTGGGCGAGGTCGCGCCGGGCGGCACGCTGCGCCCCGACCTCGCGCCGCTCGGCTATCTCTGCCGGGCCGTCACGCCCCCCACCATGTCGATCCGCTTCAACGCGCGCTTCCTGCTCGCCCCCGCCGAGGCGGTGCGCGGCAGCCTCGCCGGCTCCGGGGAGCTGGAGGAGCTCGGCTGGTATCCGGTGGAGGGCAGCCCTGGCCCTGCCCTGGCCCCCATCACCGCCTGCGTGCTGCGGGAGTTCCGCGCCCTGCTCGCCCTGCCGCCCGGGGCGCGGGACGAGCGGCCGCTCTTCCGCTTCGCGGGCTTCGACAACCGGTTTCCGGAATACCTGCCGCGCCGGCGGAAAGCCTGA
- the sufB gene encoding Fe-S cluster assembly protein SufB codes for MPAVSETIDAVQSVTHSTYKWGFETDIEMDMAPKGLNEDIVRFISAKKGEPGWLLDWRLKAFAAWKKMEEPRWPAVKYPPIDYQDAYYYAAPKQKAAPKSLDEVDPELLKTYAKLGIPLKEQAILAGVEGAGEMPADPQDGERVPVAVDAVFDSVSVATTYKERLEKDGIIFCSISEAVREHPELVRQYLGTVVPAGDNFFAALNSAVFTDGSFVYIPKGVRCPMDLSTYFRINAKSTGQFERTLIIADEGATVSYLEGCTAPQRDENQLHAAVVELVAMDDATIKYSTVQNWYPGDENGVGGIYNFVTKRAACRGKRSKVSWTQVETGSAITWKYPSCILQGDESVGEFYSVAITNNWQQADTGTKMIHLGANTKSTIVSKGISAGQGQNTYRGLVKISPKARNARNFTQCDSLLIGDQCGAHTVPYIENRCISAKVEHEATTSRIAEDQLFYCRQRGLNQEEAVGLIVNGFCREVLKELPMEFAVEAQKLLAISLEGSVG; via the coding sequence ATGCCCGCCGTCTCCGAGACGATCGACGCTGTCCAGTCCGTTACCCACTCGACCTACAAGTGGGGCTTCGAGACGGATATCGAGATGGACATGGCCCCCAAGGGGCTGAACGAGGATATCGTCCGCTTCATCTCCGCCAAGAAGGGTGAGCCCGGGTGGCTGCTCGACTGGCGGCTCAAGGCCTTTGCCGCCTGGAAGAAGATGGAGGAGCCGCGCTGGCCGGCGGTGAAGTACCCGCCGATCGACTACCAGGACGCCTACTACTACGCCGCGCCGAAGCAGAAGGCCGCGCCGAAGTCGCTGGACGAGGTCGATCCCGAGCTGCTGAAGACCTATGCCAAGCTGGGCATCCCGCTGAAGGAGCAGGCGATCCTGGCCGGCGTCGAGGGCGCGGGCGAGATGCCGGCGGACCCGCAGGACGGGGAGCGCGTGCCGGTGGCCGTGGACGCGGTCTTCGACAGCGTGTCCGTGGCCACGACCTACAAGGAGCGGCTGGAGAAGGACGGCATCATCTTCTGCTCCATCTCCGAGGCGGTGCGCGAGCATCCGGAGCTGGTGCGGCAGTACCTGGGCACGGTGGTGCCGGCGGGGGACAACTTCTTCGCGGCGCTGAACTCGGCGGTCTTCACCGACGGGTCCTTCGTCTACATCCCCAAGGGCGTGCGCTGCCCGATGGACCTGTCCACCTATTTCCGCATCAACGCCAAGAGCACGGGTCAGTTCGAGCGGACGCTGATCATCGCCGACGAGGGCGCCACGGTTTCCTACCTGGAAGGCTGCACGGCGCCGCAGCGTGACGAGAACCAGCTTCATGCCGCGGTGGTGGAGCTGGTGGCGATGGACGACGCCACCATCAAGTACTCCACGGTGCAGAACTGGTACCCGGGCGACGAGAACGGGGTGGGCGGCATCTACAACTTCGTCACCAAGCGCGCGGCCTGCCGCGGCAAGCGGTCGAAGGTGAGCTGGACCCAGGTGGAGACGGGTTCCGCCATCACCTGGAAGTACCCGTCCTGCATCCTCCAGGGCGATGAGAGCGTGGGCGAGTTCTACTCGGTCGCCATCACCAACAACTGGCAGCAGGCCGATACCGGCACCAAGATGATCCATCTGGGCGCCAACACGAAGTCCACCATCGTGAGCAAGGGCATCAGCGCCGGCCAGGGGCAGAACACCTATCGCGGCCTGGTGAAGATCAGCCCGAAGGCGCGGAACGCCCGCAACTTCACGCAGTGCGACAGCCTGCTGATCGGCGACCAGTGCGGCGCGCACACCGTGCCGTATATCGAGAACCGCTGCATCTCGGCCAAGGTGGAGCATGAGGCGACGACCTCGCGCATCGCCGAGGACCAGCTCTTCTATTGCCGCCAGCGCGGGCTGAACCAGGAGGAGGCCGTGGGCCTCATCGTGAACGGCTTCTGCCGCGAGGTGCTGAAGGAGCTGCCGATGGAATTCGCCGTCGAGGCGCAGAAGCTGCTGGCGATCAGCCTCGAAGGCTCGGTCGGCTGA
- a CDS encoding SUF system Fe-S cluster assembly regulator, whose amino-acid sequence MLRLSKLTDYAIAVLARLGQEGGLRTAPELAAGTGLGEPTVSKVLKTLGHACLVEGVRGSRGGYRLARPLSRVSLAEVVVAMDGPIALTACVDGSVNSCDAEALCPVRGRWNPVNDAIRDALASVSLADLTANPCQSHGRTAPTAPPAVPVAAQ is encoded by the coding sequence GTGCTGCGGTTGTCGAAACTGACGGATTACGCCATCGCCGTGCTGGCCCGCCTGGGCCAGGAGGGCGGGTTGCGCACCGCCCCGGAACTCGCCGCCGGCACCGGCCTGGGCGAGCCGACCGTGTCGAAGGTGCTCAAGACCCTGGGCCATGCCTGCCTCGTGGAAGGCGTGCGCGGCTCCCGCGGTGGGTATCGGCTGGCACGGCCCCTGTCACGCGTTTCCCTGGCCGAGGTGGTGGTCGCCATGGATGGACCGATCGCGCTGACCGCCTGCGTGGACGGTTCCGTCAACAGTTGCGACGCCGAGGCGCTCTGCCCCGTGCGCGGGCGCTGGAACCCGGTGAACGACGCCATCCGCGACGCCCTGGCCTCGGTTTCCCTGGCCGACCTGACGGCCAATCCCTGTCAATCGCATGGCCGCACCGCCCCGACCGCCCCCCCGGCGGTGCCCGTCGCCGCGCAGTAG
- a CDS encoding S-(hydroxymethyl)glutathione dehydrogenase/class III alcohol dehydrogenase, protein METRAAVAWAAGQPLTIETVRLDGPKPGEVLVEIMATGVCHTDAYTLSGADSEGKFPAILGHEGAGIVREVGAGVSSVKVGDHVIPLYTPECRNCKSCLSQRTNLCTAIRSTQGQGVMPDGTSRFHCEPATPARSQATGDTVFHYMGCSTFSNFTVLPEIAVAKVREDAPFDKICYIGCGVTTGIGAVINTAKVWPGANVVVFGLGGIGLNVIQGARMVGADRIVGVDINPAKVAMARKFGMTDFINPAELGNDKVVQAILDVTGGGADFSFDCTGNVNVMRQALECCHRGWGESIVIGVAEAGKEISTRPFQLVTGRVWKGSAFGGARGRTDVPKIVDWYMEGKINIDDLITHTMPLDQINHAFDLMHEGKSIRSVVTF, encoded by the coding sequence ATGGAAACACGCGCCGCGGTGGCCTGGGCCGCCGGACAGCCCCTGACCATCGAGACCGTCCGGCTGGACGGCCCGAAGCCCGGCGAGGTGCTGGTGGAGATCATGGCCACCGGCGTCTGCCACACCGACGCCTACACCCTCTCCGGCGCGGATTCGGAGGGCAAGTTCCCCGCCATCCTGGGGCATGAGGGCGCGGGCATCGTGCGCGAGGTGGGCGCCGGCGTTTCCAGCGTGAAGGTGGGCGACCACGTCATCCCGCTCTACACGCCGGAATGCCGCAACTGTAAGTCCTGTCTCAGCCAGCGCACCAACCTCTGCACCGCCATCCGCAGCACGCAGGGCCAGGGCGTGATGCCCGACGGCACCAGCCGCTTCCATTGCGAACCCGCCACCCCGGCGCGCAGCCAGGCGACGGGCGACACCGTCTTCCACTACATGGGCTGCTCGACCTTCTCGAACTTCACCGTCCTGCCGGAGATCGCGGTGGCCAAGGTCCGGGAAGACGCGCCCTTCGACAAGATCTGCTACATCGGCTGCGGCGTCACCACCGGCATCGGCGCGGTGATCAACACCGCCAAGGTCTGGCCGGGCGCCAATGTCGTGGTCTTCGGCCTGGGCGGCATCGGGCTGAACGTCATCCAGGGCGCGCGCATGGTCGGCGCCGACCGGATCGTGGGCGTGGACATCAACCCGGCCAAGGTCGCGATGGCGCGGAAGTTCGGCATGACTGACTTCATCAACCCGGCCGAGCTGGGCAACGACAAGGTCGTGCAGGCCATCCTCGACGTCACCGGCGGCGGCGCGGACTTCTCCTTCGACTGCACGGGCAACGTGAACGTCATGCGCCAGGCGCTGGAATGCTGCCATCGCGGCTGGGGCGAGAGCATCGTCATCGGCGTGGCCGAGGCGGGCAAGGAGATCTCCACCCGCCCCTTCCAGCTCGTCACCGGGCGCGTCTGGAAGGGCTCGGCCTTCGGCGGCGCGCGCGGCCGCACCGACGTGCCGAAGATCGTGGACTGGTACATGGAGGGGAAGATCAACATCGACGACCTGATCACCCACACCATGCCGCTGGACCAGATCAACCACGCCTTCGACCTGATGCACGAGGGCAAGTCGATCCGCAGCGTCGTCACCTTCTGA
- the fghA gene encoding S-formylglutathione hydrolase, with protein sequence MEVLASTRSFGGTQLVCRHDSAATGTPMRFGLYLPPQAEEAGARLPLLWFLSGLTCTEANFTEKAGAQRLAAEFGLMLAVPDTSPRGEGVADDPAYDLGQGAGFWLDATEAPWAPHFRMESWVTGELPDLLAAEFPVDLARQSVFGHSMGGHGALTLALRHPGRFRSVSAFAPIVSPMRCPWGEKALTAYLGPDRARWRGHDATALIEDGARVAAILVDQGMADQFLEGQLKPELLREACDRAGIPLTLRMQEGYDHSYYFIGSFVADHLRWHAERLGA encoded by the coding sequence ATGGAGGTCCTCGCCAGCACGCGGAGCTTCGGCGGCACGCAGCTCGTGTGCCGCCACGACAGCGCGGCCACCGGCACGCCGATGCGCTTCGGGCTCTACCTGCCGCCCCAGGCGGAGGAGGCGGGGGCAAGGCTCCCGCTCCTCTGGTTCCTGTCCGGCCTGACCTGCACCGAGGCGAACTTCACCGAGAAGGCGGGCGCCCAGCGCCTCGCCGCCGAGTTCGGGCTGATGCTGGCGGTGCCCGACACCTCCCCACGGGGAGAGGGCGTGGCCGACGACCCGGCCTACGACCTGGGCCAGGGCGCGGGCTTCTGGCTCGACGCCACCGAGGCGCCCTGGGCGCCGCATTTCCGCATGGAAAGCTGGGTCACGGGCGAGTTGCCGGACCTGCTGGCGGCGGAGTTCCCGGTGGATCTCGCACGCCAGTCCGTCTTCGGCCATTCCATGGGCGGCCATGGCGCGCTGACCCTGGCGCTGCGCCATCCGGGGCGTTTCCGCTCCGTCTCGGCCTTCGCCCCCATCGTCTCGCCGATGCGCTGCCCCTGGGGGGAGAAGGCGCTCACCGCCTATCTCGGCCCGGACCGCGCGCGCTGGCGCGGCCACGACGCCACGGCGTTGATCGAGGATGGCGCCCGCGTCGCCGCGATCCTGGTGGACCAGGGCATGGCGGACCAGTTCCTGGAAGGCCAGCTCAAGCCGGAACTATTGCGCGAGGCCTGCGACCGGGCCGGCATCCCGCTGACCCTGCGGATGCAGGAGGGGTACGACCACTCCTACTACTTCATCGGCAGCTTCGTGGCCGATCATCTCCGCTGGCACGCGGAACGCCTCGGCGCCTGA
- a CDS encoding DMT family transporter — MRHDLRRGALLIVSAGLIWQLMNALVKQLGTTIPVPELMFFRNLFSLPMVLLIASRGTITLRTRRFGGHVIRASTGLMAMSLSFLAVSVLPLAEQQVLGYTQPLFITILAIPFLGEQPDRRRWLAVLVGFLGVVTVALGQGGMGGGSAPGWAYAAAVTQGLISALTTLQIRQLSATESSSTITLWQAILMTAIMTCALPFVWVTPTWGQFGLLVLLGTLGGLAQVLQTEAFASAQVSALGPYTYCGLIWATIIGWTVFGDAPSLVMILGALLIVGAGLAILPGRPRPGPVAEPCAKPREAVAGE, encoded by the coding sequence ATGAGGCACGACCTGCGGCGCGGCGCCCTGCTGATCGTCTCGGCCGGGCTGATCTGGCAGTTGATGAACGCGCTGGTGAAGCAGCTCGGGACCACCATCCCCGTCCCGGAGCTGATGTTCTTCCGCAACCTCTTCTCCTTGCCCATGGTGCTGCTGATCGCTTCGCGCGGCACGATCACGCTGCGCACGCGGCGCTTCGGCGGGCATGTGATCCGGGCCAGCACCGGGCTGATGGCGATGAGCCTGTCCTTCCTGGCGGTGAGCGTGCTGCCGCTCGCGGAGCAGCAGGTGCTGGGCTACACGCAGCCGCTCTTCATCACGATCCTGGCCATCCCCTTCCTCGGCGAGCAGCCCGACCGGCGGCGCTGGCTGGCGGTGCTGGTGGGCTTCCTCGGCGTGGTGACGGTGGCGCTGGGCCAGGGCGGGATGGGCGGTGGCAGCGCTCCGGGTTGGGCCTATGCGGCGGCGGTGACGCAGGGGCTGATCTCGGCGCTGACCACGCTCCAGATCCGCCAGCTCTCCGCCACCGAGAGCAGTTCCACCATCACCCTCTGGCAGGCCATCCTGATGACGGCGATCATGACCTGCGCGCTGCCCTTCGTCTGGGTGACGCCGACATGGGGGCAGTTCGGCCTGCTGGTCCTGCTCGGCACGCTGGGCGGACTGGCCCAGGTGCTGCAGACGGAGGCCTTCGCCTCCGCCCAGGTCTCGGCGCTTGGCCCCTATACCTATTGCGGGCTGATCTGGGCGACGATCATCGGCTGGACCGTCTTCGGCGACGCGCCGTCGCTGGTGATGATCCTGGGGGCGCTCCTCATCGTGGGTGCCGGCCTCGCCATCCTGCCGGGCCGCCCAAGGCCCGGGCCGGTGGCCGAGCCCTGCGCCAAGCCCCGCGAGGCGGTGGCCGGCGAATGA
- a CDS encoding pyridoxal phosphate-dependent aminotransferase — protein MSTAFPETLTDLSETLPERVRGLGSSQIAEVADLAREDPAVIKLWIGEGDLPTPDFVTEAVVQALREGHTRYTYSLGLPRLRQALADYHRRHWGVEVAPSRFSVTSGGMNAVMQAFQAVLEPGDEVVHPSPAWPNLLEAARICGGVPVPVSYRRNAGGGFVLSLEDLFAAVTERTKVIVINSPSNPTGWVMPRADMERLLAFARERRIWILSDEVYNHFTYGNAIAPSFLEIARPDDRLLVTNTFSKNWAMTGWRAGWVVYPQGLDATFAKLNQYNTTSIPTFVQHAAIVALEQGDSFIRKMVGRCAESRQIFVDGLSRLPGVTLSVPEGAFYLFFSVEGEKSALDLAKRVLREAKVGVAPGTAFGPAGQGCLRLCFAISPELAREAMARLEGFFTRR, from the coding sequence ATGAGCACCGCTTTTCCCGAGACCCTGACCGACCTGAGCGAGACGCTGCCCGAGCGCGTCCGCGGCCTGGGCAGCAGCCAGATCGCCGAGGTGGCCGACCTTGCCCGCGAGGACCCCGCCGTCATCAAGCTCTGGATCGGCGAGGGCGACCTCCCCACCCCGGATTTCGTGACCGAGGCGGTGGTGCAGGCGCTGCGCGAGGGCCATACCCGCTACACCTATTCCCTGGGCCTGCCCCGGCTGCGGCAGGCGCTGGCCGACTACCACCGCCGCCACTGGGGGGTGGAGGTCGCACCCTCGCGCTTCTCCGTGACCTCGGGCGGCATGAACGCGGTGATGCAGGCCTTCCAGGCGGTGCTGGAACCGGGCGACGAGGTCGTCCACCCCTCCCCCGCCTGGCCGAACCTGCTGGAGGCCGCGCGCATCTGCGGCGGCGTGCCCGTGCCCGTCAGCTATCGCCGCAACGCCGGGGGCGGCTTCGTGCTGTCGCTGGAGGACCTCTTCGCGGCGGTGACGGAACGCACGAAGGTCATCGTCATCAACTCGCCCTCCAACCCCACGGGTTGGGTGATGCCGCGCGCGGACATGGAGCGTCTGCTGGCCTTCGCCCGGGAGCGGAGGATCTGGATCCTCTCCGACGAGGTGTACAACCACTTCACCTACGGCAATGCCATCGCCCCCTCCTTCCTGGAGATCGCGCGCCCCGACGACCGGCTGCTGGTGACCAACACCTTCAGCAAGAACTGGGCGATGACCGGCTGGCGGGCCGGCTGGGTGGTCTATCCGCAGGGGCTGGACGCCACCTTCGCCAAGCTGAACCAGTACAACACCACCTCGATCCCGACCTTCGTGCAGCATGCGGCGATCGTGGCGCTGGAACAGGGCGACAGCTTCATCCGCAAGATGGTCGGCCGCTGCGCCGAGAGCCGCCAGATCTTCGTGGACGGCCTCTCCCGCCTGCCCGGCGTGACGCTGAGCGTGCCGGAGGGCGCCTTCTACCTGTTCTTCTCGGTGGAGGGGGAGAAGAGCGCCCTCGACCTCGCCAAGCGGGTGCTGCGGGAGGCCAAGGTGGGCGTGGCACCCGGCACCGCCTTCGGCCCGGCGGGCCAGGGCTGCCTGCGCCTGTGCTTCGCCATCTCGCCGGAACTGGCGCGGGAGGCGATGGCACGGCTGGAGGGCTTCTTCACTCGCCGCTGA